Proteins encoded by one window of Bacteroidales bacterium:
- a CDS encoding HAD hydrolase family protein codes for MAIDIIFNPLEQYHIEHVLFDFNGTLAIDGELIPGVEELLKSLSQQVSLHVITADTFKMAAEQLAKVPVKLSILKTGQEKQQKLFYLENLGRDKCIAIGNGSNDAMMLAKAPISIAVIQSEGASQEALQAAKIICPTIHDAIALCLKPKRIVATLRK; via the coding sequence ATGGCGATTGACATTATTTTTAATCCTTTAGAGCAATATCATATTGAACATGTTTTGTTCGATTTTAATGGTACTTTAGCTATCGATGGCGAACTTATTCCGGGTGTAGAAGAATTATTAAAAAGTTTATCGCAGCAAGTAAGCTTACATGTTATTACTGCCGATACGTTCAAAATGGCAGCCGAACAATTAGCTAAAGTTCCTGTTAAATTAAGTATTTTAAAGACAGGACAAGAAAAGCAACAAAAATTATTTTATCTCGAAAATCTAGGTAGAGATAAATGCATTGCCATAGGCAACGGCTCTAACGATGCGATGATGTTAGCTAAAGCTCCCATAAGCATTGCTGTCATTCAAAGCGAAGGTGCTTCACAAGAAGCATTACAAGCTGCAAAAATTATTTGCCCTACCATTCACGATGCCATAGCACTTTGTTTAAAACCTAAACGAATTGTAGCTACATTGAGAAAATAA